The nucleotide sequence GATATATGATATTCTTGGACAGAGAGTAACAACACTAGTTAATGAAAATATGAAAGCCGGAAGATATGAGAAGGTATTTGATGCTTCAAAGTTTGCAAGCGGCGTTTACATTTATAAATTACAGGCTGGTAGTTTTGTTAATTCTAGGAAAATGATTTTATTAAGATGATTTAGGAAAGATTTACTTGAAATCCGATTTACTAACCAAAGTATGGTTTAGTCTTTAATCGGGATTTTTTATATTTAGCCCTACAATCAAACTAGAAGAGAATTATATGTTTGAAAACGAAATAAAATTTATAAGTGATTTTACTTTTAAATAAAGTAAAAGATCTTGGATCCTTTATAACTGTTGAAAAATTTCTTTCAACTGATATACATCCATCCATAAAAAAAATATGTGGAAGGTGAAATTGATTACCTTATTTCTGAAGATCGGGAAAAATTAATTGAAAATTTCTCGTTTGATTATTCAGGGACAGAAATTTCTAATTATTTTACTCTCATCGGGAATGAAATTAAAAAAAATAAAAGATTTCTTTGAGGATATAAAAAACATTATACTTCAGGCAGTTTCATTCAATGCCAATTATGTTGTTCGTCCAAAATGGTCGCTCTCAAATTAATTTGGTAACAACAAATCAGTTTCAATTAATGAACTTAATTTGATGTTAAACTATACCTATTATTATGAATATCTGAATAATGTTTTTCTGGCTTATTTATCAAAGAAAAAGATTTTAAATGTTACGGTTACGGAGTTTGAGTTAATTGTAAATAAGATTGATCGCGAGTCGATAGTTTCATCAAAGTAAACTAGTGGATAATGCACTATATGCGATTGCAGATTATTTTAGTGTTGGAGGTCTAAATAAATCTAGTGTTTCTGTCGAATCAGTTGAAAATTTTCTAAAGGAAAAGAACCTACTGAACTTCTCTTAAGTTAAAGCGAGCCTACTCTAGTTCATCAAAAAAGAAAGTTGATATTGAAGATATTAGGAAAGTACTTTACTCTACATTAAGTATTGATTCTCCATTTGTTGATGCAGACTATGGAGTTGAAGTAATAGTCAGCGACAAGCATTTTGAAAACCCACTTAAAGATGAGTTTATTGATGAAAAGAGCCAATAGATAATGAGACAGACATTGAACTTTAAATCCTGGAAATCGATTCAGCAGTGGATGAGAGTCTTCTTGAAACTATAAGGAATCAAATGAGATTCAAACCCAAGACAGCTACTTGATGTTGTTGGAGAAACTCCCTTTAGAGGTTATTGAAGAAGCTTTACCCTTATCCAAACCTGAAAAATCTGAGATTACAAAATGATGAGGTTAACTATGTTGAAACTGAATCAAAGGAATTAGATGAAAATTCAGACATACTTGAGATAGACTCGAGCAACTCATTTTGAAGACACTGAACTAGTTAGTGAATTAAATGTCGTCGATGATGATGAAACAACTTTAATAAAATCAATTGATGAAGAAGAAGTTCTGCACATTTAACGGAAGAAATTGAAAAGACAAATCTGATGAAATTATTATCTCGATGAAAAGGAGCAGGAAGACCTGCTGAACTTTTTACGACAACGAGCTCCGAAATATCTATTGATGATGATACTCCCGTAGTAATAGATAAAAACCAGAATTTGATGAAAGCATTCCTGAAGATTTGAAATGTATTAGAGTTTGAACACGAACTGCCAATTATTGAAGAATTAGAAAATGAGATACCAATAGAAAAATTAGATTTTGAAAAAGATTTACTTGGGGTGGATGACACCAAGATGAAGATGAAGGACTGAAAACTTCCACCGAAACAATAAAAAAAAACGAGGCGATGATATATTTATTTATCTTTCTAAAAAGAAATAGATAGAATTATTAAGAACCCTTTTTAATTTGATAGTGAAGATTTTGCAAATACAGTTGAAAAATGTCTAGGTGTAATACGTATGAAGAAGCCTCAACAATTTTAGAAAATATTTTTAAATATGCTCGTATCAAACCATAGCCGCGATGCAAGTTCATTATCAGTGCGGTAGCTAAATTATTTAATGTATAGAAATAATGTTTATTGATTTTGTCAAATTGAAGTTGGATCAGGTAAAGGCGGCAATGGAGCCGTTGCGTTCCGAAGGGAAAAAAATTTGTTCCAAAGGGCGGTCCTTCCGAGGAAATGGCGGTTGATGGAAGTGTAATTTTTGAAACACAACCAAACTTATCAACTCTTTTAGATTTTAGATATAAAAAATTTTTGCGGGTGACGGAAAACCGCGCATCATTAAAAGATGGAAAATGGTGAGGATATAGGTCATGCAAAAGTTCCAGTTGGAACTATTGTTAAAGATGTCAGGAAACAGAAGAAGTTTTGTTAGATCTATCCGAAGCAAATAAAAGTTGAATTTGCAAAGGGGGTACAGGTGGAAAGGGGAATAGTAATTTTGCAACTCCAACAAGAAGAACCCCAAGGTTTGCAACAATGGAAAACCTGGAGAACAACGAAAATTAATTTTGAGCAGTTAATCGCAGATGTTGGACTAGTTGATTTCCGAATGCTGGTAAATCTACTCTTATTTCAAAAATATTCAGCCGCAAAACCAAAGATTGCTGATTACCCATTTACAACACTTGAACCAAATTTAGGAATTGTTAGATATCGAGATTATCAAAGCTTTACGGTTGCAGATATTCCAGGAATTATTG is from Ignavibacteriales bacterium and encodes:
- a CDS encoding T9SS type A sorting domain-containing protein — encoded protein: MTTIKFDLPEDGLVSMEIYDILGQRVTTLVNENMKAGRYEKVFDASKFASGVYIYKLQAGSFVNSRKMILLR